A genomic stretch from Halalkalibacillus sediminis includes:
- a CDS encoding cell division protein SepF: MGFKDKFKSFFDLEENESIEEAPKKSYNKYEEKQSKDNVVSLKSIQNDSKMVLCEPSTYEESQDIADHIKKGKSVVVNLQRLDHTNSRRVVDFLGGTVYALSGNIQKLGQQTFLCTPEHVNISGNISDLFDQNE; encoded by the coding sequence ATGGGATTTAAAGATAAGTTTAAATCTTTCTTCGATTTAGAAGAAAATGAAAGTATAGAAGAAGCACCTAAAAAAAGCTATAACAAATATGAAGAAAAACAATCTAAAGACAATGTTGTCAGCCTAAAAAGTATACAAAACGATTCTAAAATGGTACTTTGTGAACCAAGTACCTATGAAGAATCTCAAGATATCGCTGATCATATTAAAAAGGGTAAGTCAGTCGTTGTTAACCTACAAAGATTAGATCATACAAATAGTAGGCGTGTCGTTGACTTTCTTGGTGGTACAGTTTATGCACTAAGTGGTAATATTCAAAAATTAGGACAACAAACATTCTTATGTACTCCAGAACATGTGAATATATCTGGTAACATTTCAGACTTATTTGATCAAAATGAATAA
- a CDS encoding YggT family protein, with translation MLELIYEILSTAITIYTFALIGYILMSWFPGSRDTSIGQFLTKISEPYLEPFRKIIPPLGMIDLSPIVAIFTLQLALGGLAYLFQMIAQMM, from the coding sequence ATGCTAGAACTTATTTATGAAATTTTATCTACAGCTATTACAATTTATACTTTCGCCCTGATCGGTTATATTCTGATGTCCTGGTTCCCGGGCTCAAGAGATACTTCGATCGGACAATTTTTAACTAAAATTAGTGAACCTTATTTAGAGCCATTCAGAAAAATCATACCGCCTTTAGGAATGATTGACTTATCACCAATCGTAGCAATTTTCACTCTACAATTGGCACTGGGCGGCTTGGCATACTTATTTCAAATGATTGCACAAATGATGTAA
- the ftsZ gene encoding cell division protein FtsZ, translated as MLDFEANMDQLATIKVIGCGGGGSNAVNRMIEHGVQGVEFIAVNTDAQALNLSKAETKLQIGEKLTRGLGAGANPEVGKKAAEESREVLEEALQGADMVFVTAGMGGGTGTGAAPVIAQVARDIGALTVGVVTRPFLFEGRKRSTQATSGVDSLKESVDTLIVIPNDRLLEIVDKNTPMLEAFREADNVLRQGVQGISDLIAVPGLINVDFADVKTIMSDKGSALMGIGVATGESRATEAAKKAISSPLLETSIDGAHGVLMNISGGANLSLYEVQEAAEIVTSAADQEVNVIFGSVINENLTEEIVVTVIATGFDEVSKSNQTVQNQGRPMTSQPNESSQAPQQNERPTTSRQSFEEDTLDIPTFLRNRNRDR; from the coding sequence ATGTTGGATTTTGAAGCGAATATGGATCAACTAGCAACAATTAAAGTTATAGGCTGTGGCGGTGGCGGCAGCAATGCTGTCAATCGTATGATTGAACACGGAGTCCAAGGTGTTGAATTTATCGCGGTAAATACAGACGCCCAAGCATTGAATTTATCCAAAGCGGAAACTAAATTACAAATCGGAGAGAAGCTTACACGAGGTTTAGGTGCTGGTGCAAACCCTGAGGTTGGTAAAAAAGCAGCTGAAGAGAGTAGAGAAGTACTCGAAGAAGCCTTACAAGGTGCAGACATGGTGTTTGTTACCGCTGGTATGGGTGGTGGAACTGGAACTGGTGCTGCCCCAGTGATTGCGCAAGTAGCTAGAGACATCGGAGCGCTAACTGTAGGTGTTGTTACTAGACCATTCTTATTTGAAGGCAGAAAAAGATCTACACAAGCAACTAGTGGTGTAGATTCATTGAAAGAAAGTGTAGATACGTTAATCGTCATTCCAAATGATCGATTACTTGAAATTGTGGATAAGAATACTCCTATGCTCGAAGCGTTCCGTGAAGCGGATAATGTTTTACGTCAAGGTGTCCAAGGTATTTCAGACTTGATTGCTGTACCAGGTCTAATCAACGTAGACTTTGCTGATGTGAAAACGATTATGTCCGATAAAGGTTCAGCATTAATGGGAATCGGTGTTGCAACTGGTGAGAGTCGTGCAACAGAGGCTGCAAAGAAAGCTATCTCTTCGCCGCTGCTTGAAACATCCATTGATGGCGCACATGGTGTGCTAATGAATATTTCAGGTGGAGCAAACCTTAGCCTTTACGAAGTTCAGGAAGCAGCTGAAATTGTTACTTCGGCAGCTGACCAAGAAGTAAACGTGATCTTTGGTTCTGTCATCAATGAGAACCTGACAGAGGAAATTGTTGTAACAGTGATTGCTACCGGTTTTGATGAAGTAAGCAAATCTAATCAAACTGTTCAAAACCAAGGTAGACCAATGACTTCACAACCTAATGAATCTTCACAAGCACCACAACAAAACGAACGTCCGACGACAAGTCGCCAGTCGTTTGAAGAAGACACATTAGATATTCCTACATTCCTCCGCAATAGAAATCGCGATAGATAA
- a CDS encoding YggS family pyridoxal phosphate-dependent enzyme: MTIEESYQDIVNKIDAACQRVDRNPAEVEIIAVTKYVSVATAQAAINVGVKHLAENRLEGFSKKYEEIGNEVNWHFVGTLQSRKVKEIINQVDYLHSLDRTSLAKEVNKRTEQTVRCFVQVNTSGEDSKHGLSPENVSEFIDSLEKFPKIQVVGLMTMAPFDAGEEDIRKYFKRLKGLRDKIKSNNWEHAPCEYLSMGMSNDFEIAVEEGATHVRIGTSLVGNEAE, from the coding sequence ATGACAATTGAAGAAAGTTACCAAGACATAGTTAACAAGATCGACGCAGCTTGTCAGCGTGTTGACCGAAACCCAGCAGAAGTTGAGATCATTGCTGTCACTAAATATGTTTCAGTTGCAACCGCCCAAGCTGCTATAAATGTAGGCGTGAAACATTTAGCAGAAAACAGATTAGAAGGTTTTTCAAAGAAATATGAAGAAATAGGTAATGAGGTAAATTGGCATTTTGTAGGTACTCTTCAATCTAGAAAAGTCAAAGAAATTATAAATCAAGTGGATTATCTTCACTCATTAGACCGGACATCACTAGCGAAAGAAGTCAATAAAAGGACTGAACAAACCGTCCGTTGTTTCGTTCAAGTAAATACCAGTGGGGAAGATTCAAAACACGGTTTATCACCTGAAAACGTTAGCGAATTTATCGATTCATTAGAAAAGTTCCCAAAGATACAGGTTGTCGGACTAATGACAATGGCTCCTTTTGATGCGGGTGAAGAGGATATTAGAAAATATTTTAAACGCTTGAAAGGTTTAAGAGATAAAATCAAGAGCAATAACTGGGAACATGCACCTTGTGAATATCTGTCGATGGGAATGAGCAATGACTTTGAAATTGCGGTTGAAGAAGGTGCAACTCATGTAAGAATTGGTACAAGCTTAGTTGGAAATGAGGCTGAATAA
- the pgeF gene encoding peptidoglycan editing factor PgeF, producing MKSEIFKLKDTHYLQIEDWERDGIIAGFSTRDGGFSESPYTSLNLGIHVNDKHDAVVQNRQKFNNTFHKSFAQWKCLNQVHSNLVIDFSDDETPLRHDQPAIDADGMITNRKDHFLAMFYADCVPLFFRVKNTSLIGLAHAGWQGTVQGIGTVMADKLLSHGVSLEDVEVIIGPCISSTNYEVDEKVVQQIPAKFHNQVLEATSPGHFLLDLRKLNQLILTEYGFDKDQIRTTSYCTFDQQELFFSHRRDQGHTGRMMAFMFIDN from the coding sequence ATGAAGAGTGAAATATTCAAGTTGAAAGATACCCATTATCTTCAAATTGAAGACTGGGAGAGAGATGGAATAATCGCTGGGTTTTCGACAAGGGATGGTGGGTTCAGTGAATCACCTTATACCTCATTGAATTTGGGCATACATGTAAATGATAAACATGATGCAGTTGTCCAGAATAGGCAGAAGTTCAACAACACATTTCATAAGTCTTTTGCCCAATGGAAATGTTTGAACCAAGTACATAGTAACCTTGTAATTGATTTCTCAGATGATGAAACACCTCTGAGGCATGACCAGCCAGCAATTGATGCAGATGGTATGATTACTAATCGGAAAGACCATTTCTTAGCTATGTTCTATGCTGATTGTGTTCCATTATTTTTTAGAGTGAAAAATACGTCATTAATTGGACTCGCTCATGCTGGTTGGCAAGGTACAGTCCAAGGTATAGGCACAGTTATGGCTGATAAATTGTTATCGCATGGAGTTTCATTAGAAGATGTGGAGGTTATAATTGGCCCTTGCATATCTTCTACAAACTACGAGGTAGATGAAAAAGTCGTTCAGCAAATTCCGGCTAAGTTTCACAATCAAGTTCTTGAAGCCACAAGTCCGGGGCACTTCTTGTTGGATTTAAGAAAACTTAATCAACTGATATTAACTGAATATGGTTTTGATAAGGATCAAATCCGAACGACATCTTATTGTACTTTTGATCAACAAGAGTTATTTTTCTCTCATCGGAGGGATCAAGGCCATACAGGTAGAATGATGGCATTTATGTTCATAGATAATTAA
- a CDS encoding DivIVA domain-containing protein, which yields MGLTPLDIHNKEFSRGFRGYDEDEVNEFLDQVIKDFEKVIREKKSMEDRVHELEEKISHFNNIEETLNRSILVAQETADEVKNNANKEGKLIIKEAEKNADRIVNDALAKSRNVTMEIEELKKQAKVFRTRLKMLVEAQLDIIDNDDWEDLFEIETDDQEDRHIGEYSSTDHR from the coding sequence ATGGGACTAACACCATTAGATATTCATAACAAGGAATTTTCAAGAGGATTCAGAGGTTATGACGAAGACGAAGTGAATGAATTTTTAGATCAAGTCATCAAAGATTTTGAAAAAGTGATCCGTGAAAAGAAATCTATGGAAGACCGTGTTCACGAATTAGAAGAAAAAATCAGTCACTTCAATAATATTGAAGAAACATTGAACCGCTCGATTTTAGTAGCCCAGGAGACTGCTGATGAAGTTAAGAATAATGCAAATAAAGAGGGCAAGCTGATCATTAAAGAAGCAGAAAAGAATGCAGATCGAATTGTTAATGACGCTTTGGCGAAGTCACGTAACGTGACGATGGAGATTGAAGAATTGAAGAAGCAAGCAAAGGTTTTCCGTACACGTTTGAAGATGCTTGTTGAAGCTCAGTTAGATATTATTGATAACGATGACTGGGAAGACTTGTTTGAAATCGAAACTGACGACCAAGAAGATCGTCACATTGGTGAATACTCTTCAACAGACCATCGTTAA
- a CDS encoding cell division protein FtsQ/DivIB: MADKKVLSIEDRIPQLKKARKRKANRRFVIYLTVILLLVLVIIYLQSPLSHVKSIKVEDNQVVDSEEIKYLSGLSTDKNFWEINDEEIIKNIEQHPEVSQVSVNKNWYNEVVLSVQEFNRVAYVKVDDSYVPVLENGERLNDVTLKDPRSDAPLLRDFEDEEYLIELTEQLSQVSDSVTQLISEIYWYPDDVDSSRIKMYMSDGQEVIASIKNFSEKVPLYPSISSQLNSTGEGIIYIDVGAYFQPYADESEEESVDLSVEEDEE, from the coding sequence ATGGCTGATAAAAAAGTTTTATCGATTGAAGATCGCATCCCGCAGCTCAAGAAAGCTCGAAAAAGAAAAGCGAACCGAAGATTTGTCATCTATTTAACTGTGATTTTACTGCTTGTTCTAGTAATTATTTATTTGCAATCTCCTCTGAGCCATGTAAAATCAATCAAGGTTGAGGATAATCAAGTGGTAGATTCAGAAGAAATCAAGTATTTAAGTGGGTTATCAACCGATAAAAATTTCTGGGAAATAAATGATGAAGAAATTATCAAGAATATCGAGCAACATCCTGAAGTCAGCCAAGTATCAGTGAATAAAAATTGGTATAATGAGGTCGTCCTATCTGTTCAGGAATTCAACAGAGTTGCATATGTGAAAGTCGATGACTCTTATGTTCCGGTTTTAGAGAACGGCGAACGATTGAATGATGTAACTTTGAAGGATCCAAGAAGTGATGCTCCTTTATTAAGAGACTTTGAAGATGAAGAGTACCTGATTGAATTGACAGAACAACTGTCTCAGGTAAGTGATTCAGTAACGCAACTAATATCAGAAATATACTGGTACCCTGACGATGTTGATTCAAGTCGTATTAAAATGTATATGTCAGATGGACAAGAAGTAATCGCATCAATTAAGAACTTTTCCGAGAAAGTTCCTTTGTATCCATCAATTTCTTCACAATTGAATTCTACAGGTGAAGGGATTATTTATATTGATGTAGGTGCCTACTTTCAGCCATATGCTGATGAAAGTGAAGAGGAATCTGTAGATTTATCAGTAGAAGAGGACGAAGAATAA
- the spoIIGA gene encoding sigma-E processing peptidase SpoIIGA — MDIYLDLIWLLNLVFDWMVLLTVAWVTRKSFSHARIGTASLFASLIVPLSFVPFLVFLNNPISKILYSIMIILLAFPFGSLKLFLTRWLMFYIINFSIGGGLFALQYYFSTASVPPFMSFAQFGSNISWLFVIIFFPLILWLTKDQLHHLSVIQLNNNQLYAVEIKINKECHDVTGFYDTGNQLSHPTSGQPVILIDKTTSEEWFGKEAVQGLAALSPESSGEKFQYIPYKKAGGAQGLLPVCLADSVTVHADQSYTTRGVWVGIHFGEFSRKMDYNCLLNPFIIHSKNGVIKSAGGMTI, encoded by the coding sequence TTGGACATTTACCTAGATTTAATTTGGTTATTGAATTTAGTATTCGATTGGATGGTTTTGTTAACGGTAGCTTGGGTAACAAGAAAAAGCTTTTCACATGCTCGAATAGGTACCGCCAGTCTATTTGCCTCTTTGATCGTTCCTTTATCCTTTGTTCCTTTTCTAGTTTTTTTAAATAATCCAATTTCTAAAATCCTCTATTCCATCATGATTATCTTACTGGCATTTCCGTTTGGTTCATTAAAATTGTTTCTAACAAGATGGTTAATGTTTTACATCATTAATTTTTCGATCGGTGGCGGACTTTTTGCTTTGCAATATTATTTTTCTACGGCTTCGGTTCCACCATTCATGAGTTTTGCACAGTTTGGAAGTAATATCAGTTGGCTGTTTGTCATTATTTTTTTCCCATTAATTTTATGGTTAACAAAAGACCAACTTCATCACCTTTCAGTTATTCAGTTGAACAACAATCAGTTGTATGCGGTAGAAATTAAAATCAATAAAGAGTGTCATGATGTTACTGGATTTTATGACACTGGTAATCAATTAAGCCATCCGACATCTGGACAACCAGTTATATTAATTGACAAAACCACCTCTGAAGAATGGTTCGGAAAAGAAGCTGTTCAGGGATTAGCTGCATTAAGTCCAGAGAGTTCAGGTGAAAAATTTCAATATATTCCTTATAAAAAGGCGGGAGGTGCACAAGGGTTATTACCGGTTTGTTTAGCTGATTCAGTAACGGTACATGCCGATCAGTCCTATACTACGAGAGGTGTTTGGGTCGGTATACATTTTGGAGAATTTTCTAGGAAGATGGACTATAACTGTTTATTGAATCCTTTTATTATTCATTCAAAAAATGGGGTCATTAAAAGTGCAGGGGGAATGACGATATGA
- the sigE gene encoding RNA polymerase sporulation sigma factor SigE — MKRIWFNIHSFFIKLWRKLKFKGDEIYYIGGSDTLPPPLSKDDERHVLERVANGDVAAKSTLIEHNLRLVVYIAKKFENTGINIEDLISIGSIGLIKAVNTFNPEKNIKLATYASRCIENEILMYLRRNNKRKTEVSFDEPLNVDWDGNELLLSDVLGTEENIITKDLDLSVDKNLLKSALETLSGREKQIMEMRFGLSGFQEQTQKDVADQLGISQSYISRLEKKIISRLKKEFNKMV, encoded by the coding sequence ATGAAACGTATTTGGTTTAATATTCATTCATTTTTTATTAAATTATGGAGAAAACTTAAATTTAAAGGGGACGAGATTTATTACATTGGTGGGAGCGACACCCTACCGCCACCTTTATCAAAGGATGATGAGCGTCATGTGCTAGAAAGAGTAGCTAATGGAGATGTCGCTGCAAAGTCTACTTTGATAGAACATAATTTGCGTCTAGTCGTTTATATTGCGAAAAAATTTGAGAACACAGGGATTAATATTGAGGACTTAATTTCAATTGGTTCGATTGGCCTTATAAAAGCTGTCAATACATTCAACCCTGAAAAAAATATCAAATTAGCTACTTATGCTTCACGATGTATAGAGAATGAAATTCTTATGTACTTAAGAAGAAATAATAAAAGAAAAACAGAAGTGTCGTTTGATGAACCTTTAAATGTCGACTGGGACGGCAATGAATTATTGTTATCTGATGTTCTTGGAACTGAAGAAAATATTATCACTAAAGATTTGGACCTTTCAGTCGATAAAAATTTGTTGAAATCCGCTCTTGAAACATTATCAGGAAGAGAAAAGCAAATTATGGAGATGAGATTTGGGTTGAGTGGATTTCAGGAACAGACCCAGAAGGATGTTGCCGATCAATTAGGAATTTCTCAATCTTATATTTCTCGATTAGAGAAAAAAATAATCAGTCGGTTGAAAAAAGAATTTAATAAGATGGTATAA
- a CDS encoding YlmC/YmxH family sporulation protein yields the protein MLLSEIQIKDIINVDSGEKLGYINDLEIDVQVGSIVALIVTLKSKWFGIFGEEEEIRILWSQIEKIGADVILVRTSYSKV from the coding sequence ATGTTATTATCAGAAATTCAAATTAAAGATATCATAAATGTGGACAGTGGTGAGAAACTCGGTTACATCAATGATTTGGAGATAGACGTACAAGTCGGATCTATCGTAGCGTTAATTGTTACTCTTAAATCGAAATGGTTTGGTATATTTGGAGAAGAAGAAGAGATAAGAATCCTATGGTCTCAAATAGAAAAAATCGGTGCGGATGTAATATTAGTTCGCACCTCCTATAGTAAGGTGTGA
- the ftsA gene encoding cell division protein FtsA, whose product MNRSEILVSLDIGTSKVKVIIGEVSNDTINVIGVGTAESKGMKKGAIVDIDQTVHSIQNAVDQAERMVDMEIKRAIVSINGSHIQLQSCHGVVAVSSDNREIDNEDITRVIEASQVMSIPPEREIVDVFPKQFIVDGQDEISDPRGMIGVRLEMQGTMITCGRTNLHNILKCVERAGIEVQDICLQPLAAGEVALSKDEKSLGVGLINIGAGSTTVSVFSEGHLVDTTVLPVGGDNITKDLSIGLRTTTEDAEQIKKDFGHAFLKTALEDSTFTVKTIGSDEEQTFNQVQLAEIIEARLGEIFYFALQEFRRMGYPNLASGYVLTGGVMSLPGSVELARDVFQSNIRLSIPSHIGVREPHFTVGLGTLQFAYRNAKIQGKDFGSGISTTEVGTQQKNKDRKERKERNEKPKREQSKSSEKEPFMKKLQNYFFD is encoded by the coding sequence ATGAATCGTAGTGAAATTTTAGTAAGTCTAGATATTGGAACTTCGAAAGTCAAAGTGATTATAGGTGAAGTTTCTAATGACACAATTAATGTAATTGGAGTGGGCACTGCTGAGTCTAAAGGTATGAAAAAAGGTGCGATAGTTGATATCGATCAAACAGTCCACTCAATTCAAAATGCTGTCGACCAAGCGGAACGTATGGTTGATATGGAAATCAAAAGAGCTATCGTTAGTATTAATGGGAGCCATATTCAACTGCAATCCTGTCATGGGGTTGTGGCTGTATCAAGCGATAACCGTGAAATTGACAACGAAGATATCACAAGAGTGATTGAAGCTTCTCAGGTAATGTCTATTCCTCCTGAACGAGAGATAGTAGATGTATTTCCAAAACAGTTTATCGTCGATGGACAAGATGAAATATCTGATCCACGTGGAATGATCGGTGTTCGGTTAGAAATGCAAGGTACGATGATCACTTGTGGCCGTACGAATCTACATAACATATTGAAATGTGTAGAGAGAGCAGGTATTGAAGTACAGGATATCTGTCTTCAACCATTAGCAGCTGGAGAAGTTGCACTTTCAAAAGATGAAAAAAGCTTAGGTGTCGGTCTTATAAACATAGGTGCAGGAAGTACGACTGTTTCTGTTTTTTCTGAAGGACATTTAGTGGACACAACTGTTCTTCCAGTTGGCGGAGATAATATCACGAAGGATTTATCGATTGGTTTACGCACTACAACTGAGGACGCTGAGCAAATTAAAAAGGACTTCGGTCATGCATTCTTGAAAACAGCATTAGAGGACAGTACTTTTACAGTCAAAACTATTGGAAGTGACGAGGAACAAACTTTCAACCAAGTCCAATTAGCTGAAATCATTGAAGCTAGACTAGGCGAAATATTCTATTTTGCTTTACAAGAATTTAGAAGAATGGGATATCCAAACTTAGCAAGTGGATATGTTTTGACTGGTGGAGTAATGAGTTTACCTGGTTCAGTCGAACTTGCAAGAGATGTGTTCCAGTCGAACATTCGTCTATCCATTCCTAGCCATATCGGTGTAAGAGAACCTCACTTTACAGTAGGGTTAGGAACCTTGCAATTTGCCTATCGTAATGCGAAAATACAAGGTAAAGACTTCGGAAGTGGTATTTCAACCACAGAAGTTGGTACACAACAGAAAAATAAAGATCGAAAAGAACGAAAAGAGCGAAATGAAAAGCCAAAGAGGGAACAGTCTAAAAGTAGTGAAAAAGAGCCATTCATGAAGAAACTACAAAACTACTTTTTTGATTAA
- a CDS encoding RNA-binding protein: MDIYQHFRKEEQPVIDQFLDWKEQVERQFIPVLSDFMDPREQHILRSLIGNNDDLNLSFHGGMNGAERQRAYLYPFYEEVTDEDFAITILQGTYHTKFVTLTHRDLLGTLMSLGIQRKKLGDILVNDGTFQIITDEDIALFLKMNFTKVKKSSIVLTEVSKDQMITMDDRWVEKEGTVSSARLDVIMKHIYQLSRQDAQQLIAKEAVKVNHRVVSDPTFTIQPSDLISVRKLGRSKMIEILGETKKNKLRIKTAKLK; this comes from the coding sequence ATGGATATTTATCAACATTTTCGGAAAGAAGAACAACCTGTTATCGATCAATTCCTAGATTGGAAGGAGCAAGTGGAACGTCAATTTATCCCTGTGCTATCTGACTTCATGGATCCTAGGGAACAACATATTCTACGTTCGTTGATCGGTAATAATGACGATCTTAACCTTAGTTTCCATGGGGGAATGAATGGTGCTGAAAGGCAAAGGGCTTACCTTTATCCTTTCTATGAAGAAGTGACTGATGAGGATTTCGCTATAACGATTCTGCAAGGAACATACCATACGAAATTCGTCACTTTGACTCACCGGGATTTACTGGGAACTTTGATGTCTTTAGGGATTCAGCGAAAAAAACTCGGTGATATTTTAGTAAATGACGGTACATTTCAAATAATCACAGATGAAGACATTGCCTTATTTTTGAAAATGAATTTCACAAAAGTTAAAAAGTCGTCGATAGTATTAACAGAGGTCTCTAAAGATCAAATGATTACTATGGATGATCGTTGGGTGGAGAAAGAAGGTACTGTTTCATCTGCGCGGCTTGATGTAATTATGAAACATATTTATCAATTATCAAGGCAAGATGCTCAACAACTAATTGCTAAAGAAGCTGTGAAGGTGAACCACAGAGTAGTGAGTGACCCTACTTTTACTATTCAACCGAGTGATTTGATTTCTGTAAGGAAATTAGGAAGAAGTAAGATGATAGAGATCCTAGGTGAGACCAAAAAGAATAAACTGCGTATCAAGACTGCGAAGTTGAAATAA
- the sigG gene encoding RNA polymerase sporulation sigma factor SigG — protein sequence MARHKVEICGVDTSKLPVLKNDEMRKLFKELQSGKYEAREVLVNGNLRLVLSVIKRFNHRGENVDDLFQVGCIGLMKSIDNFDLGHNVKFSTYAVPMIIGEIRRYLRDNNPIRVSRSLRDIAYKALQVREEIINETSTDPTTLEIAKRMELPHEDVVFALDAIQDPVSLFEPIYNDGSDPIFVMDQLKDEKQKDSSWLNELAIREGIKRLNERERLIINQRFFEGKTQMEVADEIGISQAQVSRLEKTAIKEMNRSVLE from the coding sequence ATGGCGAGACACAAAGTAGAGATTTGTGGTGTGGATACCTCAAAACTACCAGTACTAAAAAATGATGAAATGCGTAAATTATTCAAAGAACTGCAAAGTGGAAAGTATGAAGCAAGAGAAGTATTAGTAAATGGTAATTTGAGATTGGTCTTAAGCGTGATTAAAAGATTTAATCATAGAGGAGAGAACGTTGACGACTTATTTCAAGTTGGATGCATTGGATTGATGAAATCGATTGATAACTTCGACCTTGGTCATAACGTTAAGTTCTCCACGTATGCTGTACCTATGATTATTGGTGAGATTAGAAGATATCTTAGGGATAATAATCCGATTCGAGTATCCCGTTCACTACGTGATATCGCATATAAAGCTTTACAAGTTCGTGAAGAGATCATTAACGAAACATCAACTGACCCTACAACCTTAGAAATTGCAAAGAGGATGGAATTACCTCATGAAGATGTGGTTTTTGCTCTAGATGCTATTCAAGATCCAGTATCGCTTTTCGAACCGATCTATAACGACGGGAGTGATCCGATTTTTGTAATGGATCAACTAAAAGATGAAAAGCAGAAGGATTCATCATGGCTGAATGAACTAGCCATACGTGAAGGTATCAAACGATTGAACGAAAGAGAAAGATTGATAATCAACCAACGTTTTTTTGAAGGCAAAACACAAATGGAAGTGGCTGATGAAATCGGCATATCTCAAGCACAAGTCTCTCGTTTAGAAAAAACTGCAATCAAAGAAATGAATCGAAGTGTTCTTGAATAA